The nucleotide window GAAGATGAAGCCACTGGTTCGGCCAATGCCCATAAAACAAGTATATTTCAGTTTCCGCATTTAATAGTCGGCGTATTTACCCTCTTTTTATACGTAGGTGTCGAGGTTATCGCCGGCGATTCTATAGTTAACTATGGGGCATCGCAAGGCATAGCATTATCAACCGCCAAGTTTTTTACAGCCTGTACATTAAGCGGCATGTTAGTAGGCTATATTGTTGGCATTATTTGCATCCCTAAGTATTTCACCCAGGAAAATGCCCTCAAGGTATCTGCAATATTGGGAATAATTTTCTCTGTAGCAGCCCTTTGTACAAGTGGCTATATTTCCATTATGTTTATCGCTTTTCTAGGCTTGGCCAACTCGCTCATGTGGCCTTCCATATGGCCATTAGCTATTACCGACCTGGGGCGTTTTACTAAACTCGGATCGTCACTTTTAATTATGGCAATAGGCGGCGGCGCGGTATTGCCTTTACTATATGGCCGGCTTGCCGATAAGTTTACACCCCATTATGCCTATTGCATAGTGGTGCCTTGTTATTTTGTTATTCTTTATTATGCCGTTTACGGACATAAGTTACGCACAGGCGGTGCAATTAAAATTTAATCTTGTCAGCCTGTACAATACATATTTATACATAGCTATATGAAAAGGAATGCTTTAATACTCTTCTTCTCCGCTGTAACTTCACTGGTGATACTTGTCACGTCTTTTAGCTGTATGGCCAGGAAAGTTAATTATACAGACAGCCTGCTCACCTATAAAAATAAAGCCGGGAAAAATGCACCTATTAAAACATTGGCTGAATGGCAGCGGAAACGGGCCCAAATTCTGGAAGGCATGCAACAAGCTATGGGGCCGCTTCCTTCCATGAAAGGTCTTCCGCCGTTAAATATTAAATATATTGATAGTGTAAAGGAGGATAATTTCACTTGCTATACTATCAAATTTACAGTAGCAGTTAACGAAACGCTCCCTGCGCTTTTATATGTCCCGCATCAGAAAAGCAAACTTAAAAAGCTGCCTGCCTTAGTTGTATTACACGGCACCGATGCTTTGGGCAAAAGGGTGTTAAGCGGCATCAGCCCTAAACCAAACCGTGCGTATGCAAAGGAACTGGCACAGCGCGGTTATGTAGTAATAGCGCCCGATTATCCAAGCTTTGGCGATATGGCTGACTATGACTTTGGAAAAGACCGCTACCAATCGGGAACGATGAAAGCCATTTTTGATCATATGCGCTGTGTCGATCTTTTGCAGGGCAGGGCATATGTAGACCCTGATCGTATAGGTGTTATCGGCCATT belongs to Mucilaginibacter boryungensis and includes:
- a CDS encoding alpha/beta hydrolase; this encodes MKRNALILFFSAVTSLVILVTSFSCMARKVNYTDSLLTYKNKAGKNAPIKTLAEWQRKRAQILEGMQQAMGPLPSMKGLPPLNIKYIDSVKEDNFTCYTIKFTVAVNETLPALLYVPHQKSKLKKLPALVVLHGTDALGKRVLSGISPKPNRAYAKELAQRGYVVIAPDYPSFGDMADYDFGKDRYQSGTMKAIFDHMRCVDLLQGRAYVDPDRIGVIGHSLGGHNAMFLGAFDKRIKVIVASCGWTLFDNYDIGEEGSKKFGGKLGPWAQDRYMPLLRDKYKLDAARIPFDFDQVIATLAPRPFFSNSPLNDANFNVAGVKKGISNVSKVYNFLNAPANLQVRYPEATHDFPPAVRLEAYHFIDSVLKHTPTEHPLLP